The following is a genomic window from Doryrhamphus excisus isolate RoL2022-K1 chromosome 3, RoL_Dexc_1.0, whole genome shotgun sequence.
TTCCAGGTGTCGCATGGGTGGAAGACACCACCCACCTGATGAGGGGCAGCTTCTGCTTGTCATGGTTTTCGGGAGCAATCAGAGACGCCGGAGGAAGCAGAGTCACCTTCACCGGCTGACGGGAGAAAAAAGACAGTGTGAGTGACACAAACGTTTGCAAGAACACCGCCGTCGTTTGCAAGAACATCTGACCGTGCACAGGTCCTCCTGGTCCGAGTTGTTCATCACATTGCTGTCCATGAACGAGAACTGCGTGGATCGAGCAGACGTCATTAAAAACTCCAGCAGCaacacccacttcctgtttctcaccTCGTCTTCTATGGACATCGCTTCGTCTGAGTGGGAATCCTCACACGCAGTGGCTTGTTTGCTTCGTCTGTCGGGGGAGAGTACATTGAAAGACTGAAAACGTCAACGGTGTCAGTCGGCCTGAAGATGCTCACTTCTTGTTCCTGTCGCTGATGGACTCCAAAGTCTGGTAAACCAGACTGTGCAGCAGCTCCACCTGCAGCAAGGACActgtcattatatatatatatatatatatatataatacacacacacacacacatatatacagtgaagaaaataagtatttgaacaccctgctattttgctatttctcccacttagaaatcatggaggggtctgaaattttcatcgtaggtgcatgtccactgtgagagagataaactaaaaagaaaaatccagaaatcacaatgcatgatttttttaacaatttatttgtgtgatacagctgctaataagtatttgaacacctgagaaaatgaatgttaatatttggtacagtagcctttgtttgctattacagaggtcaaacgtttcctgtagtttttcaccaggtttgcacacactgcaggagggatcttggcccactcctccacacagatcttctctagatcagtcaggtttctgggctgtcgctgagaaacacggagtttgagctccctccaaagattttcgattgggttcaggtctggagactggctgggccatgctagaaccttgatatgcttcttacggagccactccttggttttcctggctgtgtgcttcgggtcgttgtcgtgttggaagacccagccacgacccatcttcaatgctctgacagagggaaggaggttgttccccaaaatctcacaatacacggccccagtcatcctctctttaatgcagtgcactcgtcctgtcccatgtgcagaaaaacacccccaaagcatgatgctaccacccccatgcttcacagtagggatggtgttcttcggattgtactcttcattcttcttcctccaaacacgcttattggaattatgaccaaaaagttctattttggtctcatctgaccataaaactttctcccatgactcctctgtatcatccaaatggtcatatgcaaacttaagacgggccttgacatgtgctggtttaagcaggggaacctttcgtgccatgcatgatttcacatcatgacgtcttagtgtattacctacagtaaccttggaaacggtggtcccagctcttttcaggtcattgaccaagtcctgtcgtgtagttctgggctgattcctcacctttcttagaatcattgagaccccacgaggtgatatcttgcatggggctccactccgattgagattgaccgtcatgtttagcttcttccattttctaatgatagctccaacagtggaccttttttcaccaagctgcttggtaattgctccgtagccctttccagccttgtggaggtgtacaattttgtctctggtgtctttggacagctctttggtcttcgccatgttacaagttaaagtcttactgattgtatggggtggacaggtgtctttatgcagctaacgacctcaaacaggtgcatctgattcaggatgatacatggagtgcaggtggacttctaatgggcagactaacaggtctttcagggtcagaattctagatgatacacaggtgttcaaatacttatttgcagctgtatcacacaaataaattgttaaaaaatcatgcattgtgatttctggatttttctttttagtttatctctctcacagtggacatgcacctacgatgaaaatttcagacccctccatgatttctaagtgggagaaatagcaaaatagcagggtgttcaaatacttattttcttcactgtatatatatatatatatatatacatacatgtacatgtgtatacacatgcatatatatatatatatatatatatatatatatagtatatatacatacacacacacacacaacacacacatatatatgtgtgtgtgtgtgtatacatacataatatgattatatacattatataatgcCTGTCCAACCGAAACTGTACACTGCTGACCTTCTTGCTGTAGATGGAGGCAGAGCCTTGGATGAGTAGCGCTGCCTCTGCAAAGTTCAGGCGGGTTTTGCCATCAAACGTGATGCACATCTCGTCcaactgcaacacacacacacacacatatcgaCAACATGTCCATCAGTGCAAGGAGTTTTCACACCGCCAAAGTCACCTCCTCCAAGTAGTCGTTTAATTCGGACGTCAGGTCGATGTCCCAGTTTTCGGTGAGCTTCCTGATGGGCTTCAGCAGGTGAGTGAATCTGCTCTCTGTGGGCTCCATGAGAACACAACTTGACTGCCAGGCAGCACTGAAATGCATTGGTGAATCGGTGGAGTCATTCTTCACATAAACGTCACATCAAACAGTTTTCACAATAAACATCTCATTTAAAGACTATGGGAGGTCTTCAGGGCGAAACACATCAAACATCTGCACACACACTTACAATGtactcaaacacacactgatTTTTGGCACATATGCCCCCCAAAAAGGggcaaaacacattaaaaaatctGTACACACAGACAattcacacacagacagacacactGATAATGGGTTCACACGGACCAACAGTCACACAGGAGTAGTCGTTTTCTTGTCTGTTTAAACTTAGGTAATTCAGCGCGCGTATAAAAATAAACTCAGTACGCCCGGAAGCTCAGTTCAGTGTAACCGGAAAACACCAGAAACTGAGTTGTGAGCATCAGAATAAAACTCACTCCCGCTAAACATGGTAAAACGCAAAATTAGTTTAAAAGCAAAACCTATAAAATTGAGAACATTATTTTGAAGAGGAAAAATCGGAAGTAGCTGTAGTTGTGTCTTCCTGTAAAcatagttttttacatttttataggcTTTGCTATTAAAACTTCATACTTGACAGACAGGTATTTTGCGTACATTTACAATCCATAAGAACAAACCACATCGCTTGCTtgctaattttgacttttagcatgttgaGCACGAgtgtattttattctgaaactCAACTCAGGATCCGGTTAAATTGAACTGGGCTTCCGGGCGCACCGAATTTATTTTTACACGCGCACGCTGAATAGCCTAAGTTTAAACAGACAAGAAAACTACTACTCCTGGGTGAATGTTGGTTTGTGTGAATATTATATCTGTGTGTGCGTCTTTATTTGCttgtatgtgtctgtgtgtgtacacgGCTTTTTAACGCGCTTGTTTACCcattatcagtgtgtgtgtgtgtttgtgtggacagattttgtatgtgttttgcCCTAAACGGCCTCCCATGAAACCACTGGAACTTTTGATTGGATGGGACGTTAACGTCTAACGTCAATAGCGATGTATAGAAATGGTGGAAACGACTATAACGTAATTCTAGCATTAAGTCAGTGAACACATAAAACCGTAAAAAATACGTGATTATCGTTTCTTACCTGGGTGAGAACTACAACGACTAAAGTAACAAGAGGAATCGAAGTGCCCGCCAGCCCGCCTGTTCGCTTCCTGATTTTCTTCTTCTACGATTTCTTCCTGGCAGACACAGCTGCCACCTGGTGGTCAACCTTCATATCGCACAGGATAACGTAAATAAACAGTAAATATGTCAAAACCTTAAAagcagcatatatatatatttatgtatatatatatatatatacacaacctTCACTTATTTAATAGAACCgtgaaaggtgcattaatgggaaaataaatgtgacatttCTCCTCTTTCTCTCCTCGCCGTCCGCTTCTCTCGGACCACGTGACCAAGTTCCTGGAAAGTTCCTGGAAATactgctgctgttttgtttctGGCGTGGGTTCTGATCTGATGACCGCAGCATGTTGGGACACGAATCCGACCGAGCCAACGAGTAGAAATAACCAATGAAACATCGACAGCATCATGAATAAAGGAGTTCAAAACAAGCTCGCGGTTGACGACTGGGCGCGCGCACAGAGGACGTTCTGGGAAGTTCGGACCCTCAAGTGAGTCCCGAACGAGGCGGGACCAGAGCCCAACGAGAGACAAAGAACTTCCTGAGTGTGCAGGTTGTAAAACGTATCGTTCAAGTCatgtaaaatgtcaacattgtgCTTATGGCAAGCTAGCTTAGCTGCCAACAGCTAGCaacgtttattattttttattattgaaatcTGTCACTGTTCAGCTTTTTACTATCAATCGTGCACTTTCACAAACATGGAATTTATACTTACTTTGTAATAAATTTTATATACTTGTGCTAATATTAAAAATTTGGATGATTTTGTTCTCCAGGGTCATCCTCCTGGTCTTAGTCCTGGTCCTGGTGGTCGTCCCATGTCGGGCCACTGAGGGCTGGACGCGTCCAATGACCTGCCAGTCCTCCGAGGCGTCGGGTGAGAGCAACCCAGGAGTGGGGGCGGCCTCCAGGAGGACTGTGGAGTGTGACGAGAGCCGTGTCTCCTTGGCCATGAAGGAATTGAACAGCACAGGTTAGCCAGGTCGGAGATGTCCGCTTCGCCGCGAAAGGCTCTCGGTGCGTCAGTCTTCTACACTTGTGGTTTCAGGCTGGTACTGGGGAAGCCTGAGTGCCAACCAGGCCAAAGAGATCCTGCAGGACGCAGCCGAGGGAACCTTCCTAGTGCGGGACAGCTCTCAGAGGGACTACCTGTTCACCATCTCTGCCATGACGTCGGCAGGTCCCACCAACCTCCGCATCGAGTACCAACACGGCAAGTTCAAGCTGGACTCTGTGCTTCTGGTCAGACCCAAACTCAAGCAGTTTGACAGCGTGGTCCACCTGGTGGAGCACTACGTCCAACTGTCCAAGACCGGCCACAAGAAGGCGCCCGAGTCTCAGCCCTCCACGCCACGTAACGGCACAGTGCCGCTGCTCCTCACCCGGCCTGCCTACGCCACCATCCCGCCGCTGCAGCACCTGTGTCGCGTCACCATCAACAGAAGCGCAGGGCGGGTCCGGGACCTGCCCCTGCCCAACAGACTAAAGGACTACGTGGCCGACTACACCTACAATGTGTAGCACGATCAGCTGACTGGTTCTGAGGCTGCCAGGACACCAAAATGTTCCATGATCACAGCGTCACATCATTCCACAGCGTCTTTTTCCTGCTTTGTCCAGGTCAAAGGGCAGGTGACTCTACCTTGAAAcacaagcgtgtgtgtgtggtacagATGCCGACCATTGTTGTGTCCTCGGCGTTGGGTCCTGATGGACAGATAGCTTGATAGCAGCAGACGTCTGACCTCATGCACAAATGCTGATGATCtgatatttaaataaaacaaacgtGACTGTTTGATTTGCTGCACGGAGGACCGGTGGTCACGGTTTGAGTCTCCActtgggtttgcatgttctcctgttcGTGTGTGCGTTTTTCAGGGTAGTCCactttccgcccacattccaaaacatgttaatgttaattggcgactccaaattgtccataggtatgaatgtgagtgtgaatggttgttggtctatatgtgccctgtgattggctggccaccagtccagggtgtaccccgcttcttgcccaaagacagctgggataggttcgagcaccccctagtgaggataagcggagaaaaaggatggattgaCTGCAAGTTCTAGTTGTGTCCACACGGGGGCGCCATTCATGAATATCTTCAATAGTCTGTTGAACGCGAGTACATATCTGCATACTGTACGTACTGTGTACACATGCAGCTGTGAGGCTCAATAAAGGAGGGGTGGTGCCCCGTGTATTACAGCGAGAAGGAGGAGGTCCCCTGCAGCCCCCCCTGAGGGCCACAAACTGGAGTGTATTAAGATGTATTAAGTGTATAagatcttcttctttttctttgggcttttcccttcaggggtcgtcacagcaaatcaactgcctccatctggacatgtcccaaccatctcagtctggcctctctgactttatctccaaggcttctaacatgtaatgtccctctgatgtactccttcctgatcctatctatcctggtcacttccgatgagaacctcagcatcctcatctctgccacctccagttctacttcctgccttttcctcagtggcattgtctctagaccaaacaacatggctggtctcaccacagttttgtatacctttcctttcattttagctgaaactcttctatcacgcatcacgcctgacactttcctTCCCAGGGCAAGCCTCCACTCGCCTAGCATCTCcgcctgttccctactctcactacaaatcccaattcattcattcatttaattcattcattcattttcccagctgtcttcgggcgagaggcggggtacaccctggactggtggccagccaatcacagggcacatatagacaaacaaccattcacactcacattcatacctatggacaatttggagtggccaattaacctagcatgtttttggaatgtgggaggaaacccacgcatgcacggggagaacatgcaaattccacacagatggccgtgggtggaattgaaccctggtctcctagctgtgaggtctgcgcgctaaccactagcccacaaatcccaatgtcatctgcaaacatcatagtccatggagattcttgtctaagctcatctgtcagcctgtccatcaccatagcaaacaagaaggggctcagagctgatccctgatgcagtcccacctccaccttgaactcttctgtcacacTTCCAGCTCATCGTACCACCGTCTTACAGtcctcatacatgtcctgcgccacttgaacatacttctctgtcactccagacttcctcatacAATACAGTGTCTACTTTCCTCCGCTGCATCATGTCAACCAACTGTCTACCCTTTTCCTGTCATAGTTCCAACATTCAAAGTACTACTCTCAGTTCTAGGTTCTTGGCGCTCCTCTTATCTCTCTTCCTATgggcacatcttcctcctctcttcctcctcttcttcttaaCCAATAGTAGCCCAATTTCCACCAGCACCGATGGCGGGAGTTGTGTTGTTGATTTGCATATTTGTATTGGCAAAATGTTTATGTCAGATTCCCTTCCTGATACCAACCCGCTGTATTTATCCAGGCTTGGGACTGGCACAACAAGGCACTGGTTTGTACCCCATTGGGGCTACATTAGTgtattaagataagataagatatgcctttattatcTTTAAACAAGCATTGTATTTTACCATGATGTCAGGTATAAATCAGATTATCTCAATTTCAAGCCATTTTGATGGCCTTCACACCTGGaacacaaatacatttcacaCATTCACTTCCTTGTCCACATACATCTATTTACTTTTCCTTcctcttttttccctttttacaGCATCCTTGCCTTTTCAGCCCCATGTTTGCAATTTTTGAATGTTACTTTTCCCTACCGTGGCAAGAGTCACAGCTCACAGTCAGCATCCTCAT
Proteins encoded in this region:
- the socs2 gene encoding suppressor of cytokine signaling 2 isoform X1, with the translated sequence MNKGVQNKLAVDDWARAQRTFWEVRTLKVILLVLVLVLVVVPCRATEGWTRPMTCQSSEASGESNPGVGAASRRTVECDESRVSLAMKELNSTGWYWGSLSANQAKEILQDAAEGTFLVRDSSQRDYLFTISAMTSAGPTNLRIEYQHGKFKLDSVLLVRPKLKQFDSVVHLVEHYVQLSKTGHKKAPESQPSTPRNGTVPLLLTRPAYATIPPLQHLCRVTINRSAGRVRDLPLPNRLKDYVADYTYNV
- the socs2 gene encoding suppressor of cytokine signaling 2 isoform X2: MTCQSSEASGESNPGVGAASRRTVECDESRVSLAMKELNSTGWYWGSLSANQAKEILQDAAEGTFLVRDSSQRDYLFTISAMTSAGPTNLRIEYQHGKFKLDSVLLVRPKLKQFDSVVHLVEHYVQLSKTGHKKAPESQPSTPRNGTVPLLLTRPAYATIPPLQHLCRVTINRSAGRVRDLPLPNRLKDYVADYTYNV